One window of Eublepharis macularius isolate TG4126 chromosome 17, MPM_Emac_v1.0, whole genome shotgun sequence genomic DNA carries:
- the LOC129345000 gene encoding C-C motif chemokine 14-like: MNSSMTTLMLFLVAVVLFQTQAQPEQPSACCVSYVKKPIPLRLLTHYEIRSKCSLPAVVFYSKANKMYCANPQAPWTQDRIQKLPENGQQTTP; the protein is encoded by the exons ATGAACTCTTCCATGACCACCCTAATGCTTTTCCTGGTCGCCGTTGTCTTATTTCAAACTCAGGCTCAGCCTG AACAACCCTCTGCCTGCTGTGTTAGCTACGTAAAAAAGCCCATCCCGTTGAGGCTCCTGACACATTATGAGATCCGAAGCAAGTGCAGCCTACCAGCTGTTGT GTTTTACTCTAAAGCCAATAAGATGTATTGTGCTAATCCCCAAGCGCCGTGGACCCAGGACCGCATTCAGAAACTCCCAGAAAACGGACAACAGACAACTCCCTGA